The genomic DNA CAGTAATATTTGACATTTGAATCTTAATCAGTAAAATCGTCAAAAGGTAGTAAAGCAGGGATGTCACTAATCAAGGAGAATCATCCTCTTTTGTTGGAGAAGGAGgaacatattgaaataatattgtggcccacaaaattaatttataatgcTCTATTTTGTTATTAACACTTGAAGTAATTTGTGATTCAATCCAGTTATATGTGGCCTTTATGTGTAAACTTGCAAAATTACCATGCCAATAGTCATGCAAAAGTCAAAGCATCAAAGAGCTAcatagaagtttctttttttaaaaaaaaattcaaatggtattattctattattttctcattttcctttttttttctttcttttttggtttgtttgtttttgagacagagtctcactccgtcacccaggctggagtgcaattgcgtgatctcggctcactgcaacctccacctccgtggttcaagcaattctccagcctcagcctcctgactagccgggaacacaggcatgcaccaccacacccggctaatttttgtacttttagtagagatgaggtttcaccatattctccagactggtctcgaactcctggcctcaagtgatccacccacctcggcctcccaaagtgctgggattataggcgtgagccactctgcccagcctccttttttttttttttcttcttagaatgGTTAAGCTACTCAAATTGTTTTCAGAGCCAgagtaaaaaccaaaaaaatattCATCAATATCAATTGCCAAACTCAGTCCAAAAACATTTCACACACCAGCTTACCCAAGTATAAAAGCTGCTTTGGGACTTCTGAAATATAGGCAACATCTCACTTGTGCTTGTAAATGCTTTACAAGTGAAGGATTTTTAATGCAGTGAGTGCTCACCTGGTTTCCCCCAAGTCCATGACATGTATACATAATTAATGGTTTGCCTCCTTGATTGTTTTCTCCAACATCCAGACATAGAGGCTGACCAACGCTTTTAATCTGAAGGAAAATTTTCAAGttatgaaaagtttttttaatccatgtggtttatatatttttaaaataatttagaaagcaaTGTTAATGATTATAATGTAAAATCTCAAAAGCAATAAACCAGAAAGTATTTCAGCAATTTTCTTAGAACCACATAAAGGTTGGTGGCAAGGAGTATATTAAGTACAAAAGGAACAGGAAAATACTCACATATCCAGATATAACAGGATTAAGGTCTGGCACATACACCTCTGGATAAATATTGTTCAGATACCATGTAAAATTTTTACACTGAAGGCGGTGttttatttcaaatctttttgAAAGATCACCAAATGCTTTCTGTAGAAAGATGAGAAATGAAGGGAATGCTTAATTAAAACAACATTGATAAAGTACTTAAAATGCTactatttgtatttctatttagGTATTTAAGAAAATCCATGCTAAAAATTCAAGAGgcaattcaacagccttcatcaTTCATTCAAGTAAAAAGTATGCCTGCCTGTTCATTTCTGGCTTTAAAAGACAGTCAAGACCACTTCAGTGCTgattaaaatactaaaatgatgctattttattctccatttttgCCACAAACATTCCCTACAAGACAAAGATTTCTAGTAAAATGTTGTGAGCAAAGTAATGGTGGTAGGCGCATCCAAAATTGTTCCCAACTTTATACCTAAAAGTGATCTGCAAAGTGAGATGTGAGAAATCAGGTAAAGATAAACTGTGCCAATACACAATGCAACTTCTATCTCTTCTCCATCGAGATCACAGAAAACCACCAGCAAGAAATAACCCACTGGGAGTAATTTTTCTAGTTTCAGGATGTTGCTTGTTCTTAACAATATCCCCAACTGAACCTTTAGTATAAAAAGGCAATTTTCAagttaaatgaattttatttccctttattttaagggactaagaaaataattaaaaaaaaaaaaaactattattaaacCTCAAGGTATCTGACCTACAGgcaaaatattagagaaaaagtaCATGTAATATCTAAATGTATGCAAAAGTAAATACTCAATCTTATCAGTTCaactaaagaaaacattttcttatgcCGACTTTGATGTCCTGAACCCAGGCATTTCAGCAAAAAGTATGAGTCTTTAGGACTTCTGGCTAGCTTATTACATTTACCATGTAGATCTATGCGTCCTGTGGTAACAAACAGGTATTTGCTGACTCATGTGCCCCTTTGTGGGGGACAAGCAGAGCATAAGCTTCATTTAGTGTACACTTGCCTGCTTAGCCAAGTGCTATTGTGCAGTACACAATCTGCCCAATTTATCTTCACGGCCTTGGGTAAAAAGATAGCAATCTAACTCAATAGTGCTCTGAATTTGCATCCTAACAGGGAGATACTGGAGACCAAAGAAAAGGCGAAAGAGGTAACCAAATCGTTCTTTACCACAACAGTCAAAATATTGATACCCTTGACTCCCAATAAATACTCCACCTTCCCTCGCCCTGCAAATTAGCACTATTTCCTATAAAGAGATGAGTACTATTCACTGAAGCATGGTCTTAAACTATCTAGTTAATTTACCTTATCTAATATTAGTAAGAGTATTGGAACTCACTTCTAATATATTAGGTTTCATGATTCTGCAGAACAGAATCTATTTATGGCAGGTTAATAACAAGAGTACCATATATTTGTTAGCACTTATCACTTCCTTATTTCACAGCCACTCTGGGAGAGAGGCAGGACATATATTTCATCTCTTAAAACACggaaggagagaaaagcaacATGTTAAGCATGCACTCCATGTCCAGTCACCTTGCAGCCACTCTATGAAGTGCCTTCCCTATTTTACATTATCAAAGGCTTTGCCAAAGTAACATCTCCAGTAAGTAGTGAAACTagagcttgaaaaaaaaaaaaggcttgacACTCCTGGTTTATTCTCATGCCACATTAAGGCACTGTATCTCCAGTGCAAAAAGTCACTTAGAACCTTTATTTAGGTGTTTTTATGTAGGTGTTATATCTCCTAAAACCAGTAAAAACAGTTCTACTTAATTTTCTtcgagtaaaaaaaaaagaaaaagaaaaaaaagaaatatctttcaTATTAAAAACATCAAGTAgaattcctgatttttaaaaagtagtttatttagcttttttcttaaaaaaggacACTCGGATTCCTAAGTCATGTACTTTaagagttaaaattaaaaatctactttcaaattttttgatgttttgtacTTGAGATGAATTGAAGCAAAAGGACATGTGAAATTGTTATAAGTTTTATTGCAATTTAACTACCTAGCTTTAACTTACTTGTTTAACAATTTTTGCTGCATCTGTATTTCTCctataaaatatttccttgtATTCATCCATCCAGACTTCTGCAAGGCGAACTTGGTTTCTAGCAATCACCTGAGTGCCTTTTGGAAAGCTATGAGGGCTTTTGCTGCGAAAAACATGTCCAACAACAGAGCAAGGCATAATCTCCAACTGCCCACCACATTGCCATACCTGATAATTAatgatatttgtttaaatttacagtattttagaaaaatcaaattgTTGCTTTTAAGTTCACCTTTAAgatattatgaaaaacaaaattaaagaagagATTACAATATTACAAATAGTCTCTGTCCCCTGCCATTTCAACTTAAGTTCTTAAATGTAaggaattatttcattaaatggcATAGACACTAAAGATAACAGAAGTGCATTTTCAGTAAGTTAACAAAATGgtgatttcagatttttcataaaaatgaattccaggcttttgtttttgcaaataattaTGTAAGCTCTCTAATACGCACAAAAAACTAAAGGCTCTTACGCATTTGACTTCGTCTGAACTACTGACATAGTCACTTCACTTAAACTAGAGTTTCTCTTCTAAGCTTGGGTAGAAGTGGACTCAGACCCTATTTACCTCTTGTATATTCAATTTTGTAACcaagaaaacaattccaaatGGCTGTTATCACCAATGACCATTCTATTGAACTTGCAAAGTAGTggatgattatttaaaaattcatgccAATTTAGagataaaatgtcaaaaaaaccCTTATTTGcattaatgttaaataaaatggcAAATCATGAAATCAATGCCTTTTCACTTAAATATCTTAATAATTGACTCTGTCATAGTTACCAAGCAAAGAATCAGAAAATAAGTCATATTTAATACTATGTGCTAGTAGTAGAGCAAGTGATTAcaatctctttctctcctttctttcttgaaCAAATGAGAAGACTCAGTGATACGTTCAATTTAACAAACTGTGCTTGTGACCCAACACGTACTAGGGGTTggaaatactgaaataaataaacaagaccCCGCCATAAGCAGTTCAAACTTGGCTGAGATCATCACTGCCAGTATGTGATGGAGCCAGAGCCAAAACTTAAATCTTCTAACTCCTAGTTCAGTTCTTTttccactacattccagcctaaGAGATGAAAAATGAATGATAAAGTTACTGCAGAAAATGAAACTCATGAAATCAAATACATAAGGTACATACGGAGTCTACCCAAAGCCTTTTTTCATATTAACTTATGTATAGAAAAAATCCAGCTCATTCAATCCAAACAGTTAAGTCCAATGtcctttaaaattattcataaatgtttttccattctaACTCCCTTGATGATCAACTCATTTCCTGAAGCACtagatttaattatatttatcttGGCTGGAATTCAGTAGCTACAAGTGCATTAATTGGTGTTATTGCCTGGACACAGGAGTTTAACTGATTCCTCTTGTTACATTGGCAACAATGAACAAATATATTAAGttacatattaaaagaaaatattcttattcCATAATTTCCAGCAATTAAGTTTTAGAAAGCACAAAAAGTAGAGTGCGCACATCTGTAATCATCTGTACCAGCCAATTAGAACACaatatatttcattgtttaaTATATCTGcaatatttaatttccataaaCTTACTCTGAAAGACATTTCTATATTTTCACCTCCCCagatttccatttcttcatcgTAACTTCCAAGATactcaaaatattcttttgataTGGAAAAAAGTCCTCCTGCAAAAGTGGGTGTTCTGAAAAATAATCCATTGTCAAATTTTGTTATAAAAACTAAACAAGataaaaaagcatattttaagagctgaatcaaatttaaaaaattaaagccatATCACATTTTCAAAGCTTTTATTCAGattaataaaaactagaaatgctATCTTCAAAGTCAAGATTTTTGGGGTGGAGGGGAGTACCTCGTGTCTGCTCCCATTGGAGCACACTTAAATGTCTTCTCCTAATCATGCTTTAAGATTTTTAAGTAATGATTGATGAGGAGGACATAAGAGCTCACTTACTGCTACCTCTTACTCAGCAACATCATGTGTAAGTGAGTATACAAATGAATGACTTTTAGATTCTCTTTATATAGAATATGTGtgttctttatcaattacctCAGAGGCAATTGCTATAAAGCAAACAGTGTGTACGTATTCAATGTATGGTACAGGGTGTAAATATAAAACTCTGAGAGCAATCATCTTACTTAATTGGGTAGGTTTCATCTTTCCTTCTTTGCCTCTCATGATCAGGAAGTGACTCCCAGCCAAATGAAAGACTCCAGTCAAAATTTCCACGGTTATGGTTACTTCCATAAGGAGAAGGTTTGCTGAATTCAAATGTGTTCAGATCTATGGATGCAATATCTGGACTCACGACAGCTGTGTAGTTCTCAGCTATTCTGGCCAACAGAGGTTCTAACCAACCATAGAAACACTCACCTGGAGGGAACAGAATTTTAACTAattcaataaaaacaatgaagttttttatttagttatttaggtGAAGGTTTACAGAGAAATGTGAATAACAGAGTCAATTTGTGTTTTGAACATGTATATAATGGAGACTTCTTTCTCCCtcagatttattgagatataacagacaaataaaaattctacatatTTACAGTGTGTATCAtagtgtttatatatgtatacattttaaaatgattattacaATCAAGCTacttaacatatccatcaccttatcGGCTTATGGAGTGGGTGGttaagaacatttaagatctactcttagcaatttttgaGTAGACACTACATTATTATGAATTACAATCACCACATTGTACAATTGATCCCCAGAAGGTGAGATTTCTTAAAGGTTTCTTGTGATGAGATGAAGGTAGGATGAAAAAGGTGAAACAAGATTCAGTACAGTTAGAAAAACTTCCCTATAGACGATGACCTTCTTTCTTCTACAAAAGATGCAAAATAACATTAGTGTATTTAAAGTTTAGATGATGTGTTAAAATGACCTATGAATCAAAGGTAGCTTTTTGCTGTTCCACATCACCTGGCCCTAAACGTGTTCTGATTTATTTAAACTTGTGTCTCCCTGAGTAAAGTACGGTAATcgaaattttcatttatctgactGGGTCTTAGGAGAAAATAAGGAGTCAGTATAAATTCCGATTTTAGCAACTAGAGAAGAAGGATCATTCAAAGCTGCCCCAGACCTAATATAAAGGGAGGGCCAAGGAATTTCATGCTGTGATAGGTCTAGGCCCTGCTCACAGGCCAGGCTGTTTTATACAACACACAGCAAGTTCAGCCAATGAATGTGCTGTCCTATTCTGGGCTCCACACAAAGCAGTATTTGGCAGTCACGGTCCAGGAGGACCATCAGACACATTCACCCAGTGGGTAGTGGGTAAGAATGTCCAGTATGATCTTATTGTAATTTTGAACAAGGAGAAGAAACACCAGACGAtggtattttcctttttaaaacaccTCTCTAGGATTACCTTTagtcttctcttcattttctaaatGTCTGGTATTAAAAGAGAACTGAATGTGATGGCTCTAAGCAACCCAAGCACATGCAAAAGCccttctgtaatgatcagtgtgTACTCAAAACCAGTAATTGGGTGAAACATAACCTAAGCACTGGCCAATTCAAAGCTAGACATTCATAGAGTATAGCCCACTAAACTCAAAGCTCAAGGGACTAAATGACATTTTAGTAATAACTAGCATGCATATGACACATTGACTCTAAAAATGCTttctaaatactttaaaaaatttgactctgaaaaaaattaaaggacaaagaaaaaccaacagcaacaaagtcaaacaaaaattgacaatgtTTATGTAACGGATACCAAAGAAGATGGGATGGGGCACCCCTAACCTGgcataaaaactatatatataaacatattttggttttgtgggttttttttgaaaATTCGCAGACTCCTTTTTATGCCAAGGAGTctgcaaattaaaaaagaaaaaaactaaaatataaaaaagcagcAGTACTAGGACAAAGTTTAATGATAGGGTggatacattcattcattcattcattttgaaatggaatgtcactctgccgcccaggctagagagcagtggcacaatctcagctcaatgcaacctctacctcccaggttcaagtgattcccattcctcagtctccctaagagctggaattataggcacacgtcaccatgcctggctaatttttgtatttttagtagagatggagttttaccttACTGGcgaggctcatcttgaactcctgacctcaagtgattcacccattgtggcctcccaaagtgctgggattacaggcatgagccactgtgccccgccacaTTTAAATAGTAAATAAGCTTTCACTCAAAGTGTGGgaatcaagaaaaacaaaacaacaacaaagaaaaaaaaatttttttttttttttttaaacagaaaagaaacatgaaaaaaaaatgaggcaaggATAACTGGCTGGAACAGCTAGTAACTGGAGAACATTAAAGTTGAGGAAACTTAAACACAAAGGAGGTAAGAATTCTGCATAAGTGAAAGGAATTTTCTCCGCTGAGCTGTTACCTGCTTGGGCTGTCATTGCTATAATCACCAGTTGAAAACGCTGTTAAAGAAAATGCAATTAGGCATTTAGAAAAGAAGAGGCTTCCTTACCTTTCAAattagagagagagggagggaaaatgtTACAACCATATCCATACATATATACTTACAGTGAGCATCTAAAAATGTGAGCGTTTCAGCTGTTGCGACTGTTGCTCCTAGCAACCGAGCAGTGATCagaccttttctttctctttgtctgaCTATTTTTACTATAGAAAATTGTTTTACATATTCATCTAGTTTATCATGTAAGTACTCTGtaaggaaaaacaaatcaggattaattctttctaaatttattttcatatatagcTTATGAAAGCTAATGAAACCACAGAGTAATGATCCTTCCAAATTCATAATCTTAACAGTTGCATGTGTCCTTctagtaaaatgaaaattttaactcCTTACTGGGGAAAAAGGCTAGCTATGCAAATGATCACTACTGTAACACATAACACTGTAACACATACTTATTCGGTATACTTCCTATCGATAAATATAATGTGTTGGGAGGGAAGTGAGAACCTTCAAATGGAGTCAACCCTAGCTGTTCAGAAGACTCATTTAGAGGTATGAGAAGACTGACTATAAGAGTGAAAGATATGGAATTTGGTCAAAAAGATATTCAGGGCTTTGATATTAGTATTTAAATCTggaaatcttaaagaaaaatatcaaatatcaaaagaCCTCTGATATTTAACTAAGGATCAAAATAATTTAAGATCAAAATGTTGAGACAAGTCAGAAAGTCCACAGCTATAGCATTTTGAGACGATTCCTACACAGAGTCAGCAGAAAAAATTTGTGAAAGCTTTGGAGTCTCCTGACGGAgttttatttagtaaaatatgAAACAGGCAAATTTTAGTATTGGGTATATACTTTAAGATATTCAATATCCCAAATTGGATAAGGTTTGTAATAAGCAAAAATTGAGATCATAGGTTTTAAAAGAGTTATTAACAAATGTCAATCaagtgttgttttttgtttgtttggtttcgttttgagacaaggtcttgctctgtggcccagggtggagtacagtggcacaactcactgcaacctctgcttctgggcCGCAAGCAGttctcctcagcttcccaagtagctgggaccacaggcatgcaccaacacgcccagctaattcttcttttcttttcttttttttttttttttttgagatggggtttcatcatgttgcccaggctggtctagaactcctgaactcaagctatctgcaggcctcagcctcccaaaatgctcagattacaggttgagccactgtgcccagctgttcgTATTCTGAAACAACTTCTTAAGCCTGCTTTTCACAATTACATTTTTGATTTCTTATTGAGTACAAAATACAGTTCTTCAAGCAGCCTTCGTGGGCCCAAAACATAGCCTCAAAAAGATTTGGGAATGttaagaaaatcaatgaatatCCTGGGGTAAAAGTTTTCTTCTGCCAGATTTTAGAAGCAAATGCAGATGACTTTGACTTTATCTGTGATAATATAACCTTTTTTTTCAATTCTCCAGTAGTTCAGTTAAGAGAGCTGCTTATTTAAAGCTTAAACATTCATAAGAGAGGTAAGTGCAGGAACAACCCTTGTGGAAAAATAAATCTATCTAAACACTGTTATCTCAGAGTGATAGATTAACTTTTTAACACCTTCTAACTACCTCAAAATAATTCTCAGATTAAGCTTTTAACACCTTCTACCTCCCTCAGATATAATTCTCAGAAAGACAAGCAGAATTGTAACTCatcttaaatatataatcataaatattttctgttttaagagACTTCTAAAAATTTCAACATTCTtgattagaattattttaaatggagtTACTACAGATTCCTTCAATATACCCTCTCACTGTtggaatttgtaaaaataaaaattttaacttacCCACAACACATGAACTTTCTGTAAATTTATATCTGCCCCCTAAATTTATCTCCCATGCACACCCtttatttgggaggttgagaacAGAAAGCTACATGAAATCAGATCCCCTGATTTCACTTTATAGCACAATTActtttagctgtgtgaccttgagcaaggaattttaccttttctgtgtctcagtttatTCAAGATGAGGATAATAGGACTTACCATCACAAGACATTGATGGAAGGATAAAATGAGACATCTGCCCTTCAGGAATCTGACTCCAAACTTGGATTTATTAAGGAATAAATTTTGTAATCATTGAAATAATATGTATCTGTTtgatacaatatttaaaatacttatgaTGTTTGAAAATTTACAGGTTAGAGTATTTGTTAAATTAGACTTGTGATtccatttaaaatgtgtaatttagtATTTGACTTCCAATTTTAAGTGTAAATGTACTAAAGAATTTGGCTAACCTGGTAAGTAATATTGGAATATTtaagaacaatgaaataaaatagaacacgGTGACTCTTTAGTGATTTTTAactattcatttatattatttattgatatattatttatattaatgcaTTTAGACTTTAAAACAACTCTAGAAGTTATGTACCAGTTTtgtatttcctcaattttaaGCTACACAATTGGATTCTTCTTATAATCAATTTCTTATAATCAATGGCATGTTAAGTGTAATTAGCTGTGGGTTTTCTctagtaatttataaattaacgACATATAATACATTTGATGAAATATagcattattcccattttactgataaatCACGGCAGAGAGGtttagtaacttgcccaagtcatACAGTTGGTTAGGAAAACAGCTGGGATTCAAATCAAGGCAGCCTGACTCAAAGGCTcaagtctgtgctcttaacctcTATGTCTTACAATAACAGTCTCACATTGAGGACTACACAGTTAGGAATAATGGTGTTTCATACATTtctgcatttgaaaatatttgaatatgtcCATCCTTGGATTCTAATTTCATTCAGCATACCCACTATCCAAACTATTATATTCAAGCTCTAAGATGGCATAGAAAGAGCACCATATAATCAAGTAGACTTTGGATACCACCATATGGATTTGGGAAACAATCTAATTTGCACGTGCTTTCTTACCATCTACACTAGCATCATCCACCAAaatgatttccttcagcagtatTGCAGGTGAAGAATAGAGCACACTGTGGACAGTTCTAAGCAACGTGGACCACGCTTCATTATGAAAAACTATTATGACGCTGGTGGTGGGCAGGGGAGGGCAGCGCTTAAATTTTTGTTCAATACATCTAGAAGAAGtcaaagaagtagaaaacaattataaattttattattttatttcacagctATACCATTGCTAACATTATCATTATTGAATACTTATCACTGAAAAATGATAGTTTTCTTCTATGTAATATAATCTCAATGCTATATAAAAcgtaaataaatcaaaacaaattttttacaAGCAAATCACTCACCCAGAGATGATGTCCACCAACAGAGATGGCAACACATCAAGAATTACAACATGTTATTATAGCATTcccaataatataattttaaatacaaacaacatcttaaataatgaaaataacctACAATGAGACAGCATGTAAAAATAACAAATCCTTATAATtgctcaaataaaaaccaaatttttcttatttcatgcagaaatcatccatttttcatatttgcaactttaaaaattgtaccaccttattaaatttttctttttttttgaccgagtcttgctttgttgcccaggctggagtgcagtggtgtcatctcggctcactgcaagcttcacctcccaggttcacgcaattctcctgcctcagcctcccaagtagctgggactacaggcgcccaccagtaggactaccacgcccagttaattttttgtatttttagtagacatggggttttatcatgttagccaggatggtctcaatctcctgaccttgtgatctgcccgcctcggcctcccaaagtgctgggattacaggcgtgagccactgtgcccagcctattaaatcatttttataaagatcatctttaattacatatttacctAAGTATGTAATGTAGGTTTCTTATTTCCTAGGCTTATTGAATCAATTTACTTAATCTGCATACAgaatcaaaagggaaaaaatagctTTACTGTAAAACCTATGTTcttcttaatattatttaaatttactcATGGAGATAAGAGCCCAACACCCTTCAGTTGCTCTGCCAGGGCCAATGGGGAAACTGTAGCTTCCAGTGTGATATTAGGGGCCTGAGAAAACCACCctaaaaaaagatacacaaattatCCCATTAATTACTTTCATAGTCATACCTCAACAGGAATGTCTCTGATACCCTTTTCTAACAGCAAGTCTTTCGAATGGAATATTTGTAGTGATAAAAAAAGGAGTTGGATTGGAGCAAAATATCAAGAGAAGATGTCAACAACAGATTAGAAAAAGGAGAGGATGGGTTCTGAGTGAAAGTGGCATTgctcttcagtttcttcatgatTTCAAAGCATGATACAGGTGCACGGGCAGAAAAAATAAGCACCTTCatcattcataaataaaaataaattatttactctAAATTGAATTTTTGATAAACTACCAATTTTAAAAAAGCTCAAACACAAACTATTCATGTACATACTTGAACCACAattacacagaaataaataactaaatataagCTTATATTTTGAACCCATAAAAGTTTATAACCAACATAAACTAGAAGGAAAAATTACGAAAAATTCCATagtatggtattttatttttaaaggaaaaaaaaaaaaagaggaaactctTGATTTGTTATAAGCATTTTGAGGAGAAAGTGAAATTCtagtttaagatttttttcctaccTTTATTTGCTATGTGGTTAACTAATATAGTATTaatcaataattataaaatggtTTTGAAgatttaaagtgtaaaatgtcACAAAAATTCATACTAGTAAAATGTTATCACTTTAATCTTGCAAAAGTTTCCATCAGTTTAAACTAGGATTTATTTGCTTAACTGACAACTGTTACCAATATCAAGTAAAAATGTCATGTTATATCATTAATATAAGTAATAAAATTTCACAATATAATTTCATAATCCATTCATTTTGAAACAATTAACATGTTAAAtgtatgcttttaaaatagtGCAATTAAAATAACTTGCCAAAGCGACTGTATCATTCCAGTCAAACCATTTGAAAAACCTGGCACATAGAAACATGCCTAAATTATCAGTCACATGACCAT from Piliocolobus tephrosceles isolate RC106 chromosome 11, ASM277652v3, whole genome shotgun sequence includes the following:
- the GALNT3 gene encoding polypeptide N-acetylgalactosaminyltransferase 3 isoform X2, with product MAHLKRLVKLHIKRHYHKKFWKLGAVVFFFIIVLVLMQREVSVQYSKEESRMERNMKNKNKMLDLMLEAVNNIKDAMPKMQIGAPVRQNIDVGERPCLQGYYTAAELKPVLDRPPQDSNAPGASGKAFKTTNLSVEEQKEKERGEAKHCFNAFASDRISLHRDLGPDTRPPECIEQKFKRCPPLPTTSVIIVFHNEAWSTLLRTVHSVLYSSPAILLKEIILVDDASVDEYLHDKLDEYVKQFSIVKIVRQRERKGLITARLLGATVATAETLTFLDAHCECFYGWLEPLLARIAENYTAVVSPDIASIDLNTFEFSKPSPYGSNHNRGNFDWSLSFGWESLPDHERQRRKDETYPIKTPTFAGGLFSISKEYFEYLGSYDEEMEIWGGENIEMSFRKAFGDLSKRFEIKHRLQCKNFTWYLNNIYPEVYVPDLNPVISGYIKSVGQPLCLDVGENNQGGKPLIMYTCHGLGGNQYFEYSAQHEIRHNIQKELCLHAAQGLVQLKACTYKGHKTVVTGEQIWEIQKDQLLYNPFLKMCLSANGEHPSLVSCNPSDPLQKWIFSQND
- the GALNT3 gene encoding polypeptide N-acetylgalactosaminyltransferase 3 isoform X1, which encodes MAHLKRLVKLHIKRHYHKKFWKLGAVVFFFIIVLVLMQREVSVQYSKEESRMERNMKNKNKMLDLMLEAVNNIKDAMPKMQIGAPVRQNIDVGERPCLQGYYTAAELKPVLDRPPQDSNAPGASGKAFKTTNLSVEEQKEKERGEAKHCFNAFASDRISLHRDLGPDTRPPECIEQKFKRCPPLPTTSVIIVFHNEAWSTLLRTVHSVLYSSPAILLKEIILVDDASVDEYLHDKLDEYVKQFSIVKIVRQRERKGLITARLLGATVATAETLTFLDAHCECFYGWLEPLLARIAENYTAVVSPDIASIDLNTFEFSKPSPYGSNHNRGNFDWSLSFGWESLPDHERQRRKDETYPIKTPTFAGGLFSISKEYFEYLGSYDEEMEIWGGENIEMSFRVWQCGGQLEIMPCSVVGHVFRSKSPHSFPKGTQVIARNQVRLAEVWMDEYKEIFYRRNTDAAKIVKQKAFGDLSKRFEIKHRLQCKNFTWYLNNIYPEVYVPDLNPVISGYIKSVGQPLCLDVGENNQGGKPLIMYTCHGLGGNQYFEYSAQHEIRHNIQKELCLHAAQGLVQLKACTYKGHKTVVTGEQIWEIQKDQLLYNPFLKMCLSANGEHPSLVSCNPSDPLQKWIFSQND